One genomic segment of Mytilus trossulus isolate FHL-02 chromosome 4, PNRI_Mtr1.1.1.hap1, whole genome shotgun sequence includes these proteins:
- the LOC134716866 gene encoding von Willebrand factor D and EGF domain-containing protein-like, which produces MLDEIKSQLCNNNCSQNGICDKGNCVCDDGFIGDDCSLLRTSPPVGLTIPYGGKCGTRSRNCERTLLNGRFESTEVWCKLVYFEVVNNEKQSSLSPMIEKAEYKSFSTVSCPLPTSSDRRRKRSISDKTADGYDISLSNDGTNFGDESTILIYDDECYSCNVTSVSCTLLSSCSLTTVETSGVSSDSVVTTDSTVKTSTANKPTNLLTTTTTTQRHSSPSETTIKTVEPTEDSNGTVFVYCCHFCVISKGLNY; this is translated from the exons ATGCTAGATGAGATAAAGAGTCAGCTGTGTAATAACAACTGCAGTCAAAATGGAATTTGTGATAAAG GCAATTGTGTGTGTGATGACGGGTTTATTGGTGATGATTGTTCTCTTTTGAGGACATCACCACCTGTTGGTTTGACTATCCCATATGGAGGAAAATGTGGAACCAGAAGCAGAAACTGTGAAAGAACACTTTTGAATGGCAGGTTTGAATCAACAGAGGTTTGGTGTAAACTTGTCTACTTCGAG gttgtaaataatgaaaaacaatcatcACTTAGTCCCATGATTGAAAAGGCAGAGTATAAAAGTTTTAGTACAGTGTCATGCCCATTACCCACGTCATCAGACCGACGCAGAAAGAGATCAATCTCTGATAAAACTGCAGATGGATATGATATTAGTTTGTCAAATGACGGAACAAACTTTGGCGACGAATCAACCATATTGATTTACGATGATGAATGTTATTCGTGTAACGTAACGTCAGTATCATGCACGCTTCTA AGTTCCTGTTCTTTGACAACAGTAGAAACATCTGGTGTATCATCTGATTCAGTGGTCACAACAGACTCTACTGTAAAAACATCGACAGCAAACAAGCCAACAAACTTGCTAACAACTACGACAACAACACAGCGTCATTCATCCCCATCGGAAACAACTATCAAAACAGTTGAACCAACCGAAGATTCAAACGGTACTGTGTTTGTATACTGCTGTCATTTTTGTGTCATCTCTAAAGGTTTAAACTACTGA